The following DNA comes from Pithys albifrons albifrons isolate INPA30051 chromosome 17, PitAlb_v1, whole genome shotgun sequence.
AAACATGGAAGGCTGAATGGCACTTCTGGATTTTTTTGAAATTGTGTGAAATGGGAGGGGTGAatcctgtcctgctgtgctgtgaggtAGATGCTTCCACAGGGGAGCCAGACTCCAGGATGGGACAAAAAGGATGTGGCTCATGTCTGTGCTCCCCAGGAAGATGCAAGCGTTTCTCACCTAATTGTAAGAGCCCCGAACAGCTCCTCTCTTCCTTTAGTCTGCTGGGAATGCGCATGAAGGGTCTGTGAACTTTATTTGTGATACAACATCTATCAGTGCTAAGGTGGGTGGGAAGTAACTCCTCATTACTGTATTTCCTAAGAAAGGATTCCAGTTTGGGCTCCCCCTGCCTCACCCCAGCAATCTGCCTCTTACAGCACTATGGGGCAAAACCCCCAGTGTCCTTGAAAAGTGTAGCTTTTCTCCTTGAAAAGTGGCTTATCTCCTTCCCCTTGTTTGTAATTTACGTATGACCCAATTTTCCCAGCTGGGTGCCCCAACTTTGCAAACTGATAAAAAGTTATGGCTTCACCTGTGAACACGCCCTTCCCTCCAAGGAGAGCCTGGCCCTGCAAAACTCGTTTGTGTTTTGCACTTTCAGCAGTTCCTTTGCAATagccctgaggagcagaggCACATGTAGCACACAGTtctctcagccagcagcagcactgaggagtAAGCTCGTAGTGTCTTGCTCTGAGAAAAGCCTTTGTGTTGCTCTGGGCCTTCTTGTGTAACTGCTGGTTTACCCCAAAGCACTGCTGTGACCAAGGCAGTGTCAGGTCACTGAGCTCTCTCTGAACCTGTGGCAGTAGGGAAGGTATTGGAAAGCTTTCTAGTTGAGAGCAGTTGCACCCTTAAACCATGTTTTTAGGTAATAACAAAAGGGAACTCTAAATACTCTCGTATTTTGAGATGTTCCCAGGCTCAGGAACCTGACTGACATGATCTGCCTCGCGCAGTGATGTTTGAGCAGCTCCCCCCTGGCTGTGAGTTGGCAGGGACTGTGGCAGGGGTGCAGCCACGCAGGCCAGGGCAGCTGGGGTGCTGAGGCCAGACGGTGTGATCCAGGCATTCCCAAAGGCAGGTTCTGctcccaggcacagctgcagggctctgcccacaAGGGATTTGGGCCATCAGGGCCAAACTTACACCTGTAAGTTCTCCAGGTGTTCTGTGTCAGCTGAGGTGGTCACAGCCACCATGGTGTGTGTACAGGGGCGGTTTCACTTGGCTCTGGAGAGAAGCTGCAGCCAATTAGTGCTGGTAATGagggaggtgggatggggaagagcagcaggaggcaaGTGCTGACAGAGGGCAAAGAGGAGCTGAGAGAAGCAGCTGGAtgaggggagcagggcaggggggttggCAGGGACTGATCCGGGGATTCCAAGGGAGCTCAGCACAAGGGGTCAGGTGCAGATGAGCACTGAGCAGGAACTCTGCATTCTTAAAAGTCCTcatcttcctgcagctcctgttcTAGCTGAGTGGCTGCAAGGACAAATCAGTATCACACTTCCTCCCACACAGTCATAGAAGTGAGCCCTCAGCAGTCAAAGTGGTGACTCAGGCCAAAGTCACGCTACAAAAGTGTCTCTCTCCAGAAGCCCTCTGTAATGTACAACAGAATCACAGTCCTGGGAATGGTTTTCCAGTAGGAATACTCCTGTTGAATGCACTGTCAGTCAATTCTGATGTGAGAGCAGCAAGGAGCAACATAACACCTGAGGACTTTGCCCCAGCTCGCTGTTGCCCTCCAGCGCCCTGCCAAGGGATCACTGACATCACTGAGAGCTGGTCGAGCTGGTACACGCAGGCCCTGCTGGTTTCTGCTTCTATGTCTTGTGactggaagaaaatattctaaattaactcacatttgcatttaaaaaaggaaggggGATGGACTGGTGGTCCTTTAAaatcaggttttattttgtcttctctgCTCTCCCATGTATAGCAGAATCCTGCTCTTCTTTGCACACAAGTTTAAATAAATGGCACCACAGGAAAATAACCATTTACCTCTAGTGTAGTCACTTGGACAAGGGGCCAGACTGGACAGTACAGGCTGTAGTTTTAATCCTCTCCATCTTTTCCTGAGGTCggagcttttcctttggctgTTGACTCTTCTAAAAGGTAATGTCTTGCCAAAGATCACTGATTGAGGACATGTGCTACTGCTAAAGCTTCCTGGTAAGGTTTGTGTGTCATCCGTTTTCCTCTTTGTTGCCCAAACCACGTAGGGATTAAAGGCTGTTACTgccccttcctttccttctgatAATGTAGAAGCAGATTTGGGAGCAGAGGTTTCTTTGgcctgttggtttttttaaaaaaaatcagtctcaGGCACTGCAGCTTTTCTGCCCTTTGCTTCTATCCCTACATCCcagaacagctgagggagcaggtgctgggctctgctggcccAGTTCAAGGGATTCTTTGATCTGTGTTTTCACATCTCACAGACAGGAACTGGAGCCTGTGCTCAGACCCTCTGAGCATTCGTAATTCCTGCATGTCCTCCTGTCTGGCTCCTCTCCTGCTGAAGAGGGTAGAAGGGCCTGCTGTGGGATTACCTCCACACACCTGTGTCCAATTAGGAGCTCACAAACAGCTGCATCCCACACCTGAAATTCGAGGCACTGTGACCTGCAGCCTGGATTGGGGCAAAGGGACCACATCTCTCAGTACCTGTAACTCCAGCACTGTTTATCCAGTGGCATGTAGTGACAAATTGTCCAAAACAGGCAGTGGCTGGGAAGTGCACAAGGagagctgctgccttccctgAACAGCAAAGCCATTTTGGCACTACCAAACCAATCCAACgctgcaggaaaagccccaTGCTGTCCTACCAGCATGGGTTGTCTCCTTCTCCTGCAATAACAGCTTACAAACCTAAATCCAGCCTCTGTGCACTGTACTGTGTCCAAAGAAGAATCAGCACATTTTAACTAGAGGGTCAGTTACTCATTGGTGAGGAAAACCTCCATCACTGGCCTCATTCAAGAGATCAGACTCGATCACTGTTGAGCACTGTCATGAGGCACTGGGGGCAGGGTGTTGCTCTCCTGGGCTCCTCAGCCCCGGTAGGCCTTGAGCAGTTGGCCTGCAATCACCAGCCTCTGGATCTCACTGGTCCCCTCATAGATCTCGGTGATCCGAGCGTCCCGGTAGTGCCGCTCCGCTGGCATCTCTGTCACGtaccccatcccacccaggatCTGGATGGCCTGGAACAATGGCAACAAGTCAGAAAGGAAGCAGGGTCAAGGAATCTCTGTTCTACAGAACACAAACACTGCCACTTTCAAGGGAGCTGAGCCCACTGCAGGCATAACTGGGAGGGGTGGGACACAGGGGCATGGCTGCAGCTCATTTGCAGTCAGAGGAATAAACACGATTTGAGGTGGGTAAGAACAATATTGATGTCCCAGACAGACACTGCAGAAGTATCTGTTAGTGATCTGTGTTCAGCTAAGATACTTCTACTAAGCACAGGGGCCCCTAAAGGAGACACTCCAGGTCCAGTGGTGCTGACTGGTGCCCCAGTGTTCTCTCTCCAGTATTGCTGATCCTGCTTCAAACTGCCACTGTCCTGGACAGACAGAGGCAGTAATACAGCTGCCACAGGCCAGTATAAATGCCTGCCTTCATCCTACTCCCCCACAAGCCAGGAAGATGGCTGTGCTAACCAGCTTCAGCCAGAgaggttggttggttggttggtttcaaaaataaattaataaatcccATCCCACCTTCCCAAAGCACAACCTCAAGTCCCTTTTCTCATGCTGAATATCAGAGGTGTCAGCAGAAGTCGTTACCTGGTGAGCGATGGCTGTTGCAGCTTCTGATGCAGCCAGTTTGGCCATTGCTGCTTCCTTGGGGGAAGGAAAACATCACTGAGGGTGCAGCTGTGGCAAAGGGAACCCCTCACCTGCTTGAACGCTCACAGACCAGCTGGGCAGAGAGACAGGCCTGATGCTGgtgccagctgggagcagccaccTCTCTCTCCTTGGCTACAAGCAGCGCTGAGCACAGTGATGCTGTTCAGGAGTGTGCCCTCGAGCCTGTGCCCAGCGCTGTCACTGCTGGACAAGAGCAGGGCTGCAAATACCTTAGTGAAGGGCTTGCCGTTGTCCTTCAGCATAGCAGCTCTCCAGGTCAGCAGGCGCGCGCCCTCCAGGGCCACAGCCATGTCTGCCAGCTTGAACTGCAACGACAAACACTGCCTTTGGCCCAGGgcctctgcctgcacagggacacacagctcaGTCCTCCCACCCCTGGGGACAGTGTGCTGGAAAAGGAGCCAGCTTCCATCCAAACAACCAGGCTTAACAGTGAGAACAGGAATTATTACCCTGTTTATCCCCGACAGTGCAAAGTGCACTGTGTGCCTGACACCGCACCTGAGAGCACACACAGActccaccagccccagcaccgTGTGGAACTGCCCCGTGTGCCCAGCTCGTACCTGCACTGCCTGGAGCTTGGTGATGGGTGACCCAAAGGCCATTCTCTTCTCAGCATAATCCACAGCACAgtccagagctgcctgtgctaTTCCAAGAGCCTGCGAGGCAATGCCAATCCTTCCTCCATCCAGAGTTTGCTGAGAAAGACACAAAACATGTGTTAGGTCCTACTTTGTCAAAAACAGTACACCTTGATTCAGAATGTTCCCAGTTATGCAGGAATAGAGTGCAAcaggcaccccagagagaaggCAGGGGTACAAGAAgggaagcagaaaggagagatgtTACTCCTTATTAGCTGGGGGAGGGTAGAAAAGCCCAGAGCAAAATAAGGGAAACAGCACAATGAGAGGGACCTgcctgggaagggactggaaaGAACCCTTCAGTCAGACCCCTGCTGCACTCTGCAGCTCAGTTTAACTGAAATGTCAGTTTTCCTCTATTGCCCTCATCATTAGGCCACACTGAAGCATTTTTCAAACTGGTAAGTGAAGCCAGGCAGTAACCTGACTTAGCTCAAACACCTGCTGCCCATTTGGCTTTTAACCAGTGCCCTGACTCGCCATGCACAGGAAGAAATtacagcacagggaaggagaaaaggctTCATCTTCTCAGGCCAGGGCTGAGGGTCTTCAAAAGGGGTTGGTGACTGGCAGGTTCTTTTAGTTTAGGACATAATGGAATGGGCTGTGCTCCAGGGAGCTTGGCCAtttcaaaaaacaacaaaagggTGTTTTGCCCCTACAGAGAGAGCAACGACCACTTCCAAGGGGCAGTGCCTCACTGCAGGGAACACGCTGTTCCCAGCTGCCTGGCTCCTCCTCAGAAGTCACACACATGCCATAACTCGGCTGTCATCCACCTTGAGACACTATCCAGAGGTTGTCCTGGCCCTCCAGGACAACCTTCCTCTGCCACAGTAATTGGGCAAAATGCTGTGATTTTTCTCTATGGGTACAAACTGAAGGAATaaagggctgggaaaggagcgCAATTAAAATACACCACCCCTGCTGACAAAACACTCAGTGGCATCAGCAGTGCTTCAGCTGAGAGCCACCACAATAAAAGTGCTGTCAAGGATCTGTGGTAGATTAACCATTCATCAAGCGCTGGAAATGATCCTCCCATGTTGGCAAGAGGGGTCAACAGCTAAACATGACACAGAACAGCTTATGGGAACGGTCCTCAGTGAAGTGATCATTAACTCTGGAAATGGTTTACAAAATGGTAAAGCTCGGGAGCTATGGCTGAACACACCCACAgctgtgtccccatccctcTCTTACCATGGCAATTTTGAAGCCCATTCCTGGCTGCCCCAGGAGGTTGCCCTTGGGTATCCTGCAGTCCTCAAATATCAGGTTGGCAGTGGAAGAGGCTCGGATTCCCAGtttgtcttctttcttccccaGTGACAGCCCAGGCGTTGGCATGGGAACCAGGAACGCACTAATGCCCTGGAACAAGACCCCAAACTCTTAGGAATGGTGCCACCTTCCCACTTACCTGGCTGTCAACAGGCTTCCTCCATTTTTCATGTAAGCCACACGTCCAGGCAACCACcagcagaagggagaggagagctgGCACAGAACAAAGCGAGCACACACCAGCCCCTCATCTGCTCAATGCCTGCTCGGCTCTAAAAACAGAGTATCCAAAGCCTTTGCAAAGTGCTTCTCCTGCACAGCTCCTTCACTCCCACCCCTTTTTCCTGATGGATCCAAAGGAACGCACCTTGTGCTTCAGGGATTTATCCGTGGTAGCGAACACCACAGTGGCCGAGGCGTCCCAGGCGTTGGTGATCCAGGCCTTGGTGCCATTCAGAACCC
Coding sequences within:
- the ACADS gene encoding short-chain specific acyl-CoA dehydrogenase, mitochondrial, which gives rise to MAAAAMAAILARGGASRALSLRCRRLHTVYQSAELPETHQMLRDTVRDFAEKELMPLAAQLDKEHRFPAEQVKKMGGLGLLAMDVPEKYKGAGLDYLAYSIAVEEISRGCASTGVIVSVNNSLYLGPILKFGSEEQKHKWITPFTSGEKIGCFALSEPGNGSDAGAASTVARLDGDEWVLNGTKAWITNAWDASATVVFATTDKSLKHKGISAFLVPMPTPGLSLGKKEDKLGIRASSTANLIFEDCRIPKGNLLGQPGMGFKIAMQTLDGGRIGIASQALGIAQAALDCAVDYAEKRMAFGSPITKLQAVQFKLADMAVALEGARLLTWRAAMLKDNGKPFTKEAAMAKLAASEAATAIAHQAIQILGGMGYVTEMPAERHYRDARITEIYEGTSEIQRLVIAGQLLKAYRG